From a region of the Chrysemys picta bellii isolate R12L10 chromosome 7, ASM1138683v2, whole genome shotgun sequence genome:
- the GPR27 gene encoding probable G-protein coupled receptor 27: MANASELSPHLPSPGGLLSASGLKLATLGLILCVSLAGNVLFAWLILKDRHLHRAPYYLLLDLCLADALRSLACFPFVMLSVRSGAAAWPHGPLSCKVLAFLAVLFCFHAAFLLFCVGVTRYMAIAHHRFYAKRMTGWTCLAMVCMVWTLAMAMAFPPVFDVGTYKFIREEEQCIFEHRYVKANDTLGFMLMLAAVIAATHLVYVKLLFFIHGHRKMKPAQLVPAISQNWTFHGPGATGQAAANWTAGFGRGPTPPTLVGIRQATHSQIKRLLVLEEFKMEKRICKMFYMITLLFLLLWSPYIVACYLRVFIKASTIPQVYLTASVWMTFAQAGVNPILCFIFNKELRVCFRAHFPCCQSIQSTQGTILCDLKSFGM; this comes from the coding sequence ATGGCGAACGCCAGCGAGCTCAGCCCGCACCTGCCCAGCCCCGGCGGCCTGCTCAGCGCCTCCGGCCTCAAGCTCGCCACGCTGGGCTTGATCCTGTGCGTCAGCCTGGCCGGCAACGTGCTCTTCGCCTGGCTGATCCTGAAGGACCGGCACTTGCACCGCGCGCCCTACTACCTGCTGCTGGACCTGTGCCTGGCCGACGCGCTGCGCTCGCTGGCCTGCTTCCCCTTCGTCATGCTGTCGGTGCGCAGCGGggcggccgcctggccccacgggccgctCAGCTGCAAGGTGCTGGCCTTCCTGGCCGTCCTCTTCTGCTTCCACGCCGCCTTCCTGCTCTTCTGCGTGGGGGTGACCCGCTACATGGCCATCGCCCACCACCGCTTCTACGCCAAGCGCATGACGGGCTGGAcctgcctggccatggtgtgcaTGGTCTGGACCCTGGCCATGGCCATGGCCTTCCCGCCCGTCTTCGACGTGGGCACCTACAAGTTCATCCGGGAGGAGGAGCAGTGCATCTTCGAGCACCGCTACGTCAAGGCCAACGACACGCTGGGCTTCATGCTCATGCTGGCCGCTGTCATCGCCGCCACCCACCTGGTGTACGTCAAGCTCCTCTTCTTCATCCACGGCCACCGCAAGATGAAGCCGGCCCAGCTCGTCCCGGCCATCAGCCAGAACTGGACCTTCCACGGGCCGGGAGCCACCGGCCAAGCTGCTGCCAACTGGACGGCTGGCTTTGGCAGGGGCCCCACTCCTCCCACGCTGGTGGGCATCAGGCAGGCCACCCACAGCCAGATCAAGAGGCTGCTGGTGCTGGAGGAGTTCAAGATGGAGAAGAGGATCTGCAAGATGTTCTACATGATCACCCTGCTCTTCCTGCTGCTCTGGTCCCCCTACATTGTGGCCTGTTACCTGCGGGTCTTCATCAAGGCCAGCACCATCCCGCAGGTCTACCTGACTGCTTCGGTCTGGATGACATTTGCCCAGGCAGGAGTCAACCCCATCCTGTGCTTCATCTTCAACAAGGAGCTCAGGGTCTGCTTCAGAGCCCACTTCCCCTGCTGCCAAAGCATACAGAGCACCCAGGGCACCATCCTTTGTGATCTCAAGAGCTTTGGCATGTAG